Proteins found in one Coffea eugenioides isolate CCC68of chromosome 5, Ceug_1.0, whole genome shotgun sequence genomic segment:
- the LOC113771760 gene encoding protein ACCELERATED CELL DEATH 6-like, with translation MGLLDVKLDLEVEELSWEESNRRIEKLKKRSTSDIEPVSGLKTSPSTSNSGQRIHPGIDIEDHETNIQMDLALYKAAKQPLDRHFLDVLERVANEKGLLLSAVFDQVSPIGSTYLHVAAGFNNAATARLIAYHCPPLITKKNFNGDTPLHLAARAGYISTLAALLDLWKDTVDLPSAEGGDERQTEQENLLRLGNEKGNTALHEALLNSHDQIARNFIKADPEVAFYLNNDQESPVYLAAKAGSEECVSFILSFPEALGKMIELVKVGKSPVHAAISSWNEDVLELMLQKAPEFIHLMDEEGRSPVHYAASRGYLEAVHLILDKFPHSANGRDRNGLLPIHWASIKGHVGIIKEMLLHSPDPGELLDQNGCSILHFAAKGGKHKVVSYMLKHPAYEGLINMKDKQGNTPLHLAAMDWHPKAVIALTWDSRVNVTVVNNRGMTALDAAEYCMDNVPSSQQRLTWVALIAGGVPRTRPKKLLNVDGQTAVPMKHTKPQNYKDAVNTLLLVSILVATVTFAAGFTVPGGYKNSDPYQGMATMLGEKKFHVFIFCDTIAMFGSIIVAVSLIWAQLGDLNLALVALHLAFPLLGVALAMMSLAFMAGISVVVSKLRWLDNAILIMGSIFLVILVVLFSLLCFPIGSKYRLLRIIFYCPLLLLIWVTNADPGT, from the exons ATGGGTTTACTTGATGTGAAGTTAGACTTAGAAGTAGAGGAACTGTCGTGGGAGGAAAGCAACAGAAGGAtagaaaaacttaaaaaaagaTCAACTTCTGATATTGAGCCTGTTTCCGGTTTAAAGACTAGTCCTTCAACTTCAAATTCAGGACAAAGAATTCATCCTGGAATTGATATTGAAGATCATGAAACAAATATCCAAATGGACCTTGCTCTGTATAAGGCTGCAAAGCAACCACTTGATCGGCACTTTCTTGATGTCCTTGAACGAGTTGCAAATGAGAAAGGGCTATTGCTCTCTGCTGTCTTTGATCAGGTAAGCCCCATAGGAAGTACGTATCTTCATGTTGCTGCCGGCTTTAACAACGCGGCAACAGCAAGGTTAATAGCCTATCACTGTCCACCATTAATCACCAAAAAGAATTTTAATGGTGACACTCCACTACATCTTGCTGCAAGAGCTGGATATATATCGACATTGGCAGCACTATTAGATCTTTGGAAAGATACTGTGGATTTACCCTCTGCTGAAGGAGGGGATGAGCGACAAACAGAGCAGGAAAATTTACTGAGACTCGGGAATGAGAAGGGTAATACAGCTTTACACGAGGCCTTACTGAATTCTCATGATCAGATTGCTCGTAATTTCATTAAAGCAGATCCAGAAGTAGCATTTTATCTAAACAATGATCAGGAGTCTCCCGTGTACCTAGCAGCCAAGGCTGGTTCTGAGGAATGTGTCTCCTTCATATTGTCTTTCCCAGAGGCGCTTGGCAAAATGATTGAGCTGGTGAAAGTGGGCAAATCACCAGTTCATGCAGCAATCAGTAGCTGGAATGAGG ATGTTCTGGAGCTTATGTTACAAAAAGCACCAGAATTTATTCATCTCATGGACGAAGAAGGGAGATCTCCAGTCCACTATGCTGCGTCAAGGGGTTATCTCGAAGCGGTTCATCTCATTCTGGATAAATTTCCTCATAGCGCTAATGGAAGGGATAGAAATGGCTTGTTACCAATTCACTGGGCATCAATCAAGGGCCATGTCGGTATTATAAAAGAGATGCTTCTGCATTCCCCCGATCCTGGAGAGTTGCTTGATCAAAATGGTTGTAGTATCCTTCATTTTGCAGCCAAGGGCGGAAAACATAAAGTAGTTAGCTACATGCTAAAGCATCCAGCATATGAGGGGCTTATCAATATGAAGGATAAACAGGGAAACACACCATTGCATTTGGCAGCCATGGATTGGCACCCCAAGGCAGTCATTGCCCTAACATGGGACTCCAGGGTGAATGTAACAGTAGTGAATAATCGGGGCATGACAGCTCTTGACGCTGCTGAGTATTGCATGGACAATGTACCCTCATCTCAACAG CGATTAACTTGGGTAGCACTAATAGCTGGAGGGGTACCCCGAACTCGGCCTAAGAAGCTCCTGAACGTTGACGGGCAAACTGCGGTGCCAATGAAGCATACAAAACCACAAAATTACAAAGACGCAGTTAACACCCTATTACTGGTGTCGATCCTTGTTGCCACCGTAACTTTTGCTGCAGGTTTCACCGTGCCTGGTGGCTATAAAAATTCTGATCCGTATCAGGGCATGGCGACAATGCTAGGAGAAAAGAAGTTTCACGTGTTCATTTTCTGCGACACGATAGCCATGTTCGGCTCTATCATTGTTGCTGTTTCCCTCATTTGGGCACAATTAGGTGATCTCAATCTCGCGCTTGTTGCCCTCCATTTGGCCTTTCCTTTACTAGGCGTAGCTCTTGCTATGATGTCCTTGGCATTCATGGCCGGAATATCTGTTGTCGTGAGCAAACTCAGGTGGCTTGACAATGCCATTTTGATCATGGGATCGATTTTTCTTGTGATTCTGGTAGTTCTCTTCtctctactttgctttcctatcGGATCAAAGTACCGCCTCTTACGCATCATATTTTACTGCCCATTGCTCCTGCTCATATGGGTTACTAATGCTGATCCTGGAACTTAG